The Pseudomonas fluorescens genome includes a window with the following:
- a CDS encoding colicin E3-like toxin immunity protein — MNGGFDALEEWVKILEPHFQHSIDFSIYDYQIAF; from the coding sequence ATTAATGGAGGGTTTGATGCTCTCGAAGAATGGGTAAAAATCCTCGAACCCCACTTTCAACATTCAATTGATTTTAGCATCTACGACTATCAGATTGCTTTCTGA
- a CDS encoding Rho-binding antiterminator, with amino-acid sequence MKTYQPLNCDLHDYLEIACLYGYTLDIELTNGQRLTARAITTRTAPTREEFLDVETADGRREIRLDQLLAITPRDDSARFGRVVLASG; translated from the coding sequence ATGAAGACCTATCAACCGTTGAACTGCGACCTGCATGATTACCTGGAGATTGCCTGCCTGTACGGCTACACGCTGGACATCGAATTGACCAATGGCCAACGCCTGACAGCCCGCGCGATCACCACGCGGACCGCCCCTACGCGGGAGGAGTTTCTCGATGTGGAAACTGCGGACGGGCGCCGAGAGATTCGTCTTGATCAGTTGTTGGCGATTACGCCGCGGGATGACAGCGCCAGGTTTGGTCGGGTTGTGCTGGCGAGTGGGTAA
- a CDS encoding DUF2442 domain-containing protein encodes MISKARISSVKPVAGKHALQVEFSNGKRYDVDLREHIRQFPVLKPLEDLSLFGTAQVGEWGFDVSWGNGLELAAVTLYRLALEQAGEVVPT; translated from the coding sequence ATGATCAGCAAAGCCAGAATAAGCAGCGTGAAGCCTGTCGCCGGCAAACATGCCTTGCAGGTGGAGTTTTCCAACGGTAAGCGCTACGACGTTGACCTGCGGGAACACATCCGACAATTCCCGGTGCTCAAGCCCCTGGAGGACCTGTCGTTGTTCGGCACCGCCCAAGTGGGCGAATGGGGTTTCGATGTGAGCTGGGGGAATGGCTTGGAACTGGCGGCTGTCACCTTGTATCGCTTGGCGTTGGAGCAAGCGGGTGAAGTAGTGCCAACCTAG
- a CDS encoding dihydrodipicolinate synthase family protein produces the protein MSTPNIHGIIGYTITPFSTDGQGLDLDALGRSIDRLIDSGVHAIAPLGSTGEGAYLSDAEWDQVSEFSIARVAGRVPTVVSVSDLTTAKAVHRARFAQAKGADVVMVLPASYWKLSEAEILAHYQAIGASIDLPIMLYNNPATSGIDMSVELILRIFNTVDNVTMVKESTGDIQRMHKLQLLGEGQVPFYNGCNPLALEAFAAGAKGWCTAAPNLIPQLNLDLYAAVLANDLSQARALFYRQLPLLDFILKGGLPATIKAGLRTLGLEVGDPRLPVFPLDEARNQQLQTMLKQLL, from the coding sequence ATGTCTACCCCCAACATCCACGGCATCATCGGCTACACCATCACGCCCTTCTCCACCGACGGCCAGGGCTTGGACCTGGACGCACTGGGCCGATCCATCGACCGTCTGATCGACAGCGGCGTGCATGCCATCGCGCCCCTGGGCAGCACCGGCGAGGGCGCCTACCTGAGCGACGCCGAGTGGGACCAGGTCAGCGAGTTCAGCATCGCCCGCGTTGCCGGCCGAGTGCCAACCGTGGTCAGCGTGTCTGACCTGACCACCGCCAAGGCGGTGCACCGCGCGCGTTTTGCCCAGGCGAAGGGCGCCGATGTGGTGATGGTGTTGCCGGCCTCTTATTGGAAACTGAGCGAGGCGGAAATCCTCGCGCACTACCAGGCCATCGGCGCCAGCATCGACCTGCCCATCATGCTCTACAACAACCCCGCCACCAGTGGCATCGACATGTCGGTGGAGCTGATCCTGCGGATTTTCAACACGGTGGATAACGTCACCATGGTCAAGGAAAGCACCGGCGACATTCAGCGCATGCACAAGCTGCAATTGCTGGGCGAGGGCCAGGTGCCGTTCTACAACGGTTGCAACCCCCTGGCGCTGGAAGCCTTCGCCGCCGGCGCCAAGGGCTGGTGCACCGCCGCGCCGAACCTGATCCCGCAGCTCAACCTCGATCTGTACGCCGCCGTCTTGGCGAACGACCTGAGCCAGGCCCGGGCGTTGTTCTATCGTCAATTACCGCTGCTGGATTTCATCCTCAAGGGCGGTCTGCCCGCCACCATCAAGGCTGGTTTGCGTACGCTTGGCCTGGAGGTTGGCGATCCGCGTCTGCCGGTTTTCCCATTGGATGAGGCGCGTAACCAGCAACTGCAGACGATGTTGAAGCAACTGCTCTGA
- the queA gene encoding tRNA preQ1(34) S-adenosylmethionine ribosyltransferase-isomerase QueA gives MRVADFTFELPDSLIARHPLAERRASRLLTLDGVSGAMAHRQFTDLLEHLRPGDLMVFNNTRVIPARLFGQKASGGKLEILVERVLDSHRVLAHVRSSKSPKPGSSILIDGGGEAVMVARHDALFELEFAEEVLPLLDRVGHMPLPPYIDRPDEGSDRERYQTVYAERLGAVAAPTAGLHFDQPLLEAIAAKGVETAFVTLHVGAGTFQPVRVERIEDHHMHNEWLEVSQEVVDAVAACRARGGRVVAVGTTSVRSLESAARDGVLKPFSGDTDIFIYPGRPFHVVDALVTNFHLPESTLLMLVSAFAGYPEAMAAYKAAVEHGYRFFSYGDAMFITRNPAPRGPEETV, from the coding sequence ATGCGTGTTGCTGACTTTACCTTCGAACTCCCGGATTCGCTGATCGCTCGCCACCCTCTGGCCGAGCGTCGCGCCAGTCGACTGTTGACCCTGGATGGGGTCAGCGGTGCCATGGCTCACCGTCAATTCACTGATTTGCTCGAGCATTTGCGCCCGGGCGACTTGATGGTGTTCAACAATACCCGGGTGATTCCGGCGCGGTTGTTTGGCCAGAAGGCCTCCGGCGGCAAGCTGGAGATTCTGGTGGAGCGGGTGCTGGACAGTCATCGTGTGCTGGCCCATGTGCGCTCCAGCAAGTCGCCCAAGCCGGGTTCGTCGATTCTCATCGACGGCGGTGGCGAGGCGGTGATGGTGGCGCGGCATGATGCGTTGTTCGAGCTGGAGTTTGCCGAAGAGGTGTTGCCGCTGCTCGACCGTGTCGGGCACATGCCGTTGCCTCCTTATATAGACCGCCCGGACGAAGGTTCGGACCGCGAGCGTTATCAGACCGTGTACGCCGAGCGCCTGGGGGCGGTGGCGGCACCGACGGCGGGGCTGCATTTCGATCAGCCGTTGCTGGAGGCGATTGCCGCCAAGGGCGTGGAGACCGCATTCGTGACGCTGCACGTTGGCGCTGGCACGTTCCAGCCGGTGCGAGTCGAGCGTATCGAAGACCACCACATGCACAACGAATGGCTCGAAGTGAGCCAGGAAGTGGTCGATGCCGTGGCGGCCTGTCGCGCTCGCGGTGGGCGGGTGGTGGCGGTGGGGACCACCAGTGTGCGGTCCCTGGAAAGCGCCGCCCGCGATGGCGTGCTCAAGCCGTTCAGTGGCGACACCGACATCTTTATCTACCCGGGCCGGCCGTTTCATGTGGTCGATGCCCTGGTCACCAACTTTCATTTGCCCGAATCCACGCTGTTGATGCTGGTTTCGGCGTTCGCCGGTTATCCCGAAGCCATGGCCGCCTACAAGGCCGCCGTCGAGCATGGATACCGCTTTTTCAGCTACGGTGATGCGATGTTCATCACCCGTAACCCCGCGCCACGCGGACCCGAGGAAACAGTATGA
- the yajC gene encoding preprotein translocase subunit YajC yields MSFFISNAMADAAAPAAAGPMGGGFEWIFLVGFLVIFYLMIWRPQAKRAKEQKNLLSSLQKGDEVVTTGGIAGKITKVADDFVVLEVSDTVEMKFQKGAIAATLPKGTLKAI; encoded by the coding sequence ATGAGCTTTTTTATCTCTAACGCCATGGCTGATGCCGCTGCACCTGCTGCTGCCGGCCCTATGGGTGGCGGTTTCGAGTGGATTTTTCTGGTCGGCTTCCTGGTCATCTTCTACCTGATGATCTGGCGTCCACAGGCCAAGCGCGCCAAAGAGCAGAAGAACCTGCTCAGCAGCCTGCAGAAGGGCGATGAAGTGGTCACCACCGGCGGCATCGCGGGCAAGATCACCAAAGTGGCTGATGACTTCGTGGTACTGGAAGTGTCCGACACTGTTGAAATGAAGTTCCAGAAGGGCGCCATCGCGGCCACGCTGCCAAAAGGCACGCTGAAAGCGATCTAA
- a CDS encoding DUF6124 family protein, with product MAKDTPNPPDANEHVSRAQSARNKKIDDAATRALDFYLKPKPKSETSDKTDSILRIDPSVDSECLLANLSENLASANAMISDLAFDLDGSRRRVALGILQVIEVSELLANRALDIVETR from the coding sequence ATGGCAAAAGATACTCCGAACCCTCCCGATGCGAACGAACACGTCTCCCGTGCTCAGTCTGCCCGCAACAAGAAAATCGACGACGCTGCCACGCGAGCGTTGGATTTTTATCTGAAACCCAAGCCTAAGAGCGAAACGTCTGACAAGACCGACTCCATTTTACGGATTGATCCGAGTGTAGATTCTGAGTGTTTGCTTGCGAATCTGAGTGAGAATCTGGCTTCGGCGAATGCCATGATCAGTGATTTGGCGTTTGATTTGGATGGTTCGCGACGGCGGGTTGCGTTGGGGATTTTGCAGGTGATTGAGGTGAGTGAGCTGTTGGCGAATCGGGCGTTGGATATTGTTGAAACGCGGTAA
- a CDS encoding DUF6429 family protein, with amino-acid sequence MDYDDTLIEEAVLALLAAFSSDDGNAWKGFDFEVMNRLHEQGLISNPVNRNKSIWLTAEGLERGRQLADKLFGTER; translated from the coding sequence ATGGATTACGACGACACTTTGATAGAAGAAGCTGTGCTTGCCTTGTTGGCAGCTTTCAGCTCCGACGATGGCAACGCTTGGAAAGGTTTCGACTTCGAAGTCATGAACCGATTGCATGAACAAGGCCTCATCAGCAATCCGGTAAACAGGAACAAATCGATCTGGTTGACGGCTGAAGGGCTGGAGCGAGGTCGGCAGCTTGCCGACAAGTTGTTTGGGACAGAGCGTTGA
- a CDS encoding aldolase: MSKTLATPKDQLVQHAVNQMQKTLPDNTWTVRQKLALTCRILFENGHDSGLAGQITARGPQPGTYYTQQLGLGFDEITAGNLLLVNEDLEVLEGHGMPNPANRFHTWVYRARPDVNCIIHTHPTHIAALSMLEVPLQISHMDLCPLYEDCAFLEGWPGVPVGNEEGELIAGALGDKRAILLSHHGQLSTGATVEEACNIAQLIERAAKLQLLAMAAGEVKPILPHLGREAHDWIARPKRHAAAFNYYVRQSLRQHADCLN, encoded by the coding sequence ATGAGCAAGACACTGGCGACGCCCAAGGACCAGTTGGTCCAGCATGCTGTTAATCAGATGCAGAAAACACTGCCGGATAATACGTGGACTGTACGACAAAAGCTGGCCCTGACCTGCCGCATCCTGTTCGAGAACGGCCACGACTCAGGGCTGGCGGGGCAGATTACCGCGCGCGGGCCGCAACCGGGCACCTATTACACCCAGCAATTGGGCCTGGGCTTCGATGAAATCACCGCTGGCAACCTGTTGCTGGTCAATGAAGACCTCGAAGTGCTGGAGGGCCATGGCATGCCCAATCCGGCCAATCGCTTTCACACTTGGGTCTACCGCGCCCGGCCGGATGTGAATTGCATCATCCACACCCACCCGACCCACATTGCCGCGCTGTCGATGCTGGAAGTACCGCTGCAGATTTCCCACATGGACCTCTGCCCGCTGTACGAAGACTGTGCCTTCCTGGAGGGCTGGCCGGGGGTGCCCGTGGGCAACGAGGAAGGCGAGTTGATCGCCGGTGCCTTGGGTGACAAGCGCGCCATTCTGCTTTCCCACCACGGCCAGTTATCCACCGGTGCCACCGTGGAAGAAGCCTGCAACATCGCCCAACTGATCGAACGCGCCGCGAAGCTGCAATTGCTGGCCATGGCCGCCGGCGAGGTGAAACCGATCCTGCCTCACCTGGGCCGCGAAGCCCATGACTGGATCGCCCGGCCCAAGCGCCACGCGGCCGCCTTCAACTACTACGTCCGGCAGAGTCTGCGCCAACACGCCGATTGCTTGAACTGA
- the tgt gene encoding tRNA guanosine(34) transglycosylase Tgt: MSFELLATDGKARRGRLTFPRGTVETPAFMPVGTYGTVKGMLPRDIEAIGAEIILGNTFHLWLRPGMEVIKAHGDLHDFMQWKGPILTDSGGFQVFSLGAMRKIKEEGVTFASPVDGSKVFMGPEESMQVQRDLGSDIVMIFDECTPYPADEDVARVSMELSLRWAQRSKNAHGENTAALFGIVQGGMHRDLRMRSLEGLDKIGFDGLAIGGLSVGEPKHEMIKVLDYLPGEMPADKPRYLMGVGKPEDLVEGVRRGVDMFDCVMPTRNARNGHLFIDTGVLKIRNAFHRHDDSPLDPTCDCYTCQNFSRAYLHHLDKCGEMLGSMLNTIHNLRHYQVLMAGLREAIQQGTLAAFVEAFYAKRGLPVPPLD, from the coding sequence ATGTCCTTCGAGTTGCTCGCCACCGATGGCAAGGCTCGTCGCGGTCGTCTGACCTTCCCCCGCGGTACCGTGGAAACCCCGGCGTTCATGCCGGTGGGCACCTATGGCACGGTCAAGGGCATGTTGCCGCGTGACATCGAGGCGATTGGCGCGGAGATCATCCTCGGTAATACCTTCCACCTGTGGCTGCGCCCGGGCATGGAAGTGATCAAGGCCCACGGCGACCTGCACGATTTCATGCAGTGGAAAGGCCCGATCCTGACCGATTCCGGTGGTTTCCAGGTGTTTAGCCTGGGCGCGATGCGCAAGATCAAGGAGGAGGGCGTGACCTTCGCTTCTCCGGTGGACGGTTCCAAGGTGTTCATGGGCCCGGAAGAGTCGATGCAGGTGCAGCGCGACCTGGGCTCGGACATCGTGATGATCTTCGACGAATGCACCCCGTACCCGGCCGATGAAGACGTGGCGCGGGTGTCCATGGAGCTGTCGTTGCGCTGGGCCCAGCGTTCGAAGAATGCCCATGGCGAAAACACCGCAGCGTTGTTCGGCATCGTCCAGGGCGGCATGCACCGCGACCTGCGCATGCGTTCCCTCGAAGGCCTGGACAAGATCGGCTTCGACGGCCTGGCTATCGGCGGTTTGTCGGTGGGCGAACCGAAGCACGAGATGATCAAGGTGCTCGATTACCTGCCAGGCGAAATGCCCGCTGACAAACCTCGTTACCTTATGGGCGTTGGCAAACCGGAAGATCTGGTTGAGGGTGTGCGCCGCGGGGTGGACATGTTCGATTGCGTGATGCCAACCCGTAATGCCCGCAATGGGCATCTGTTCATCGACACGGGCGTGCTGAAGATCCGTAACGCGTTCCATCGCCATGATGATTCGCCGCTGGATCCGACGTGCGATTGCTACACCTGCCAGAACTTCTCCCGCGCTTATCTGCATCATTTGGACAAGTGCGGCGAAATGCTCGGCAGTATGCTCAATACCATCCACAATTTGCGCCATTATCAGGTGCTTATGGCTGGTTTGCGCGAGGCTATCCAACAGGGTACATTGGCCGCCTTTGTCGAGGCCTTCTATGCCAAGCGCGGGTTGCCTGTTCCGCCTTTGGACTGA
- a CDS encoding helix-turn-helix domain-containing protein yields MSIRLKLLRKKLGMTLDVLAEKTGMTKSYLSKVERGLSTPSIATALKLAKALSVKVEELFSEENVSLDSYSLVRSEDRQSLAASSGSSEYAVLAHQVSERSLLPFILYPAAEFTAHHAFKEHTGEEFLFVHEGQVEVDFMNERVLLNRGDALHFNAQKPHRLRSVGDVQAQLLVVVHSDESSEKGEGA; encoded by the coding sequence ATGTCCATTCGCTTGAAATTGCTCAGGAAAAAACTCGGCATGACACTGGACGTCCTGGCCGAAAAAACCGGGATGACCAAGAGCTACCTGTCCAAGGTGGAGCGGGGCTTGAGCACGCCCTCCATCGCCACGGCACTCAAGCTCGCCAAGGCCCTGAGCGTCAAAGTCGAAGAGCTGTTCTCCGAAGAAAACGTCTCCCTCGACAGCTACAGCCTGGTGCGCAGCGAAGACCGCCAATCCCTCGCGGCGAGCAGCGGCAGCTCCGAATACGCGGTATTGGCCCATCAAGTGTCCGAACGCAGCCTGCTGCCCTTCATCCTCTATCCGGCGGCCGAATTCACCGCGCATCACGCGTTCAAGGAACACACCGGAGAGGAGTTCCTGTTCGTTCACGAGGGCCAGGTGGAAGTGGACTTCATGAACGAGCGCGTGTTGCTGAACCGCGGGGATGCCTTGCATTTCAATGCGCAGAAACCCCATCGCCTGCGTTCGGTGGGGGATGTTCAGGCGCAGTTGCTGGTGGTGGTGCATAGCGATGAGTCGTCGGAAAAGGGCGAGGGCGCCTAG
- a CDS encoding NACHT domain-containing protein: protein MISSYYLPRRLTSGDKIFTEEELLIASNFVVVLAEPGGGKTELLNSLARYLGTSAITANVFKHVGFDAVNCPLVIDAFDELAKVDRTGIYGLLADVKKATPTRVILSSRSSEWDTSTTNVFKEFLGRPPLVVRLCEFDETEQRTIFDHHVTNENFSIFQAEVSRFDLEALLPNPQFLKLFANAYIESGRCFTDKKSIFSQAVEHLAKEANSNIARTNPTLSTPQKINLSSEVFAKLLLSGAEGISTSEATEDRMYPLLASLFTINTAADGILATRLFKPGDRADQHRPVHKIVAEYCAADYLVKRIVDPTDPITLPKCLAVIAPNSTVRDELRGLLGWMASLGNKSIEESAIELDAYAVLANGDPSLLERSSKRLLVRKLKEIESKDPYFRKGDFWRRFSVAGFFTQEVLDEIKPLLTTSSDGHLRNLLLELLSGSPANEYLIGELRQLTLAPNESEATRLLASRCLLDTRGYEHRNDLDILIRQANHTSLNVAAKIIESIDPERIDPYYLSNFLRTCATLYPDHQKHHERVIGARYFIKHLVERLNLRLTKWLLDNLSQGLSCKCHKEPYECDCRNGISKIIGLMLDRYFELATPPFDSENIWRWVENLNFHEQEVSSQSKAVQILQENSQLRQGIISYVFKNLTDRDQICNTKIHKFDWHSHSGLAFHTADYKFIVDLAFENDNPDLWACFIARHQLYRKEEERGPDDFRRHMRLQASKKPPFLREWVKLNRAIEQSEREHRIPKFRRTRRMRRLRQYQEDVRVKNFDYFKNNRELVESGRHWGSLVRFAELMLIDPEKIPCEIGDDTLVRNALRNCLDFINCYVPDLPKLAELQCSSQHQQSERVLYAACIEILREKGNLESVDIRLLKALRTNIYVAYNAISKEDRDTLKTEVDRLTFSNIKSAEIFLREYLEPQLAHPNCDSTEVWLLRRDEAFSHLRAKLSIEWLEKYNRLELGTLDTLFEIAAQHSTHENLRRVILKQCANSRYGGPTPDENKHIEQRRQFWFFRAWYFLSDPPEECWDFLKKDRETVFLFYERSGRISHGAHSYWPRLTPKKVEAILEAFIDEWPKVNLPNHWGTGSPKGENAYRFLTEIIWLINSDAANDAIPVLDRLIASPRFTEIHNDLQSIYSNQVRKLALRDFEPPTPLEIVARLDHDTVVTVEGLRELLIQELHFFQKAIDGGEFNSADRFYEKSERVDEITSTLIIAERLSLRLEPQAISVTPEHQLKDANRSDFTASKFISGRRKLLVTEVKGQWHKDLYTAASAQLHERYSIHPDAEQQGIFIVIWFGKHEKVSGRKRHSIKTAQDLKKSIEATLPPAITGG from the coding sequence ATGATCTCTTCTTATTACCTGCCCCGCAGACTTACGAGTGGCGACAAGATCTTCACTGAAGAAGAGTTGCTAATCGCTTCAAATTTCGTTGTCGTATTAGCCGAACCGGGTGGCGGCAAAACTGAGCTTCTGAATAGCTTGGCCCGCTATCTAGGCACCTCTGCTATAACCGCAAACGTATTCAAACACGTCGGATTCGATGCTGTAAATTGCCCCCTTGTAATCGACGCATTCGATGAGTTGGCTAAGGTTGATAGGACAGGCATCTACGGACTTCTTGCCGACGTCAAAAAGGCAACCCCAACCCGCGTCATTCTTTCAAGTCGGTCCAGCGAGTGGGATACATCTACGACAAATGTATTCAAAGAATTCCTCGGTCGCCCTCCTCTAGTAGTAAGGCTATGTGAATTTGATGAGACGGAACAGCGTACAATCTTTGACCATCATGTAACAAACGAAAATTTTTCGATTTTCCAAGCTGAAGTTTCTCGATTCGATCTAGAAGCGCTACTCCCAAACCCTCAATTTCTAAAACTATTCGCCAATGCATATATCGAGAGCGGAAGGTGTTTTACCGATAAAAAGTCCATATTCTCTCAAGCTGTCGAACACCTAGCAAAGGAAGCAAACTCCAATATAGCAAGGACTAACCCAACACTCTCGACACCACAAAAAATCAATCTATCATCGGAAGTTTTCGCCAAACTCTTATTGTCAGGCGCGGAGGGTATCAGTACCAGCGAAGCTACAGAAGATCGGATGTATCCTTTGCTTGCATCACTATTTACGATTAATACTGCGGCAGATGGCATCTTAGCTACTCGTCTATTTAAACCTGGTGACCGTGCGGATCAGCACCGCCCAGTCCACAAAATTGTTGCTGAGTACTGTGCGGCAGATTATCTTGTCAAACGAATAGTAGACCCAACCGACCCTATAACACTTCCCAAATGTTTAGCTGTTATCGCTCCGAACTCTACAGTAAGGGATGAACTGCGAGGACTGTTAGGCTGGATGGCATCGCTTGGTAACAAATCCATAGAAGAGTCCGCGATCGAACTTGACGCTTATGCCGTGCTTGCGAACGGCGACCCTTCTCTGCTTGAACGATCCTCAAAGCGCCTGCTGGTGAGGAAGTTAAAAGAAATTGAATCCAAAGACCCCTATTTTAGAAAGGGAGATTTTTGGCGCCGATTCAGTGTGGCGGGTTTCTTTACTCAAGAAGTTCTAGACGAAATAAAGCCTCTTCTCACTACCAGTAGTGATGGGCATCTACGAAACTTGTTACTAGAACTGTTATCAGGATCACCAGCCAATGAATATTTAATAGGTGAACTACGTCAACTCACCTTAGCACCGAACGAAAGTGAAGCCACACGCTTACTGGCGAGTAGATGCTTGCTAGATACAAGGGGATATGAACATCGAAACGACTTGGATATTCTAATCCGCCAGGCAAATCACACCTCACTAAATGTTGCAGCCAAAATTATAGAAAGCATTGATCCGGAAAGAATCGACCCCTATTACCTGTCTAACTTTCTACGAACCTGTGCGACACTTTACCCAGATCATCAAAAGCACCATGAACGAGTGATAGGTGCGCGCTATTTTATAAAACACCTAGTCGAGCGACTAAATCTACGGCTCACAAAATGGCTATTAGACAACCTGAGCCAAGGACTAAGCTGTAAATGCCACAAGGAACCTTACGAATGTGACTGTCGAAACGGCATCAGCAAAATCATAGGCTTGATGCTGGATCGCTACTTTGAGCTAGCCACTCCTCCTTTTGATTCAGAAAATATTTGGCGATGGGTCGAAAATTTAAATTTTCACGAACAGGAAGTTTCAAGCCAAAGCAAGGCCGTTCAAATCCTTCAAGAAAATAGCCAGTTACGCCAAGGTATCATTTCGTATGTATTTAAAAATCTAACCGACCGAGATCAAATATGTAACACGAAAATTCATAAATTTGATTGGCACTCTCACTCCGGCCTTGCTTTTCATACAGCCGATTATAAATTTATAGTTGATTTAGCATTTGAAAACGACAATCCAGATTTGTGGGCGTGTTTCATTGCCAGACATCAACTTTATAGAAAGGAAGAGGAGCGAGGCCCCGACGACTTTCGTCGGCATATGCGCCTGCAAGCTTCGAAGAAGCCCCCATTCCTGCGAGAGTGGGTCAAGCTCAACAGAGCCATAGAGCAATCAGAGCGCGAACATCGAATACCAAAATTTAGGCGGACCCGCCGTATGAGGCGTCTTCGTCAGTACCAAGAAGATGTTCGGGTGAAAAATTTTGACTATTTCAAGAACAACCGAGAGCTCGTAGAAAGTGGCCGTCATTGGGGTTCACTCGTCCGTTTCGCCGAACTAATGCTTATAGATCCAGAAAAAATTCCTTGTGAGATCGGTGACGACACGCTTGTTCGAAATGCACTCAGAAACTGTCTCGACTTTATAAATTGTTACGTCCCCGACTTACCCAAACTTGCTGAACTGCAATGCTCTTCTCAGCATCAACAATCGGAGAGAGTGCTTTATGCGGCCTGCATAGAAATCCTTCGTGAAAAAGGCAATTTAGAAAGCGTTGACATACGACTTCTGAAAGCACTGAGAACGAACATTTACGTGGCATACAATGCGATATCTAAGGAAGATCGAGACACGCTAAAAACTGAAGTTGATCGTTTAACTTTCTCTAACATCAAGAGCGCTGAGATTTTCTTACGAGAATATCTCGAGCCACAACTGGCCCACCCCAACTGCGACAGCACCGAAGTATGGTTATTACGTCGAGATGAAGCCTTTAGTCATTTACGCGCCAAGCTTTCTATCGAATGGCTGGAGAAGTACAACAGGCTAGAGCTAGGAACACTAGATACACTTTTTGAAATTGCAGCTCAGCACAGTACTCATGAAAATTTGCGACGAGTTATCCTAAAGCAATGCGCCAACTCCAGATACGGCGGACCGACTCCAGATGAAAACAAACACATCGAACAACGGCGTCAATTTTGGTTCTTTCGCGCTTGGTATTTTTTAAGTGACCCACCTGAAGAATGCTGGGACTTCCTCAAAAAAGATCGAGAAACTGTTTTCCTGTTTTATGAACGGAGCGGGCGAATCAGCCATGGTGCTCATTCTTACTGGCCTAGACTCACTCCAAAAAAAGTGGAAGCCATTCTAGAAGCCTTTATCGACGAATGGCCCAAGGTAAATCTACCCAATCATTGGGGCACTGGCAGCCCCAAGGGAGAGAACGCGTACCGTTTTTTAACCGAAATAATTTGGTTAATCAACTCAGACGCCGCCAATGATGCAATCCCAGTTCTCGATCGACTTATAGCTAGCCCTCGCTTCACGGAAATACATAACGACTTGCAAAGCATATACTCCAATCAAGTCAGAAAGTTAGCCCTTAGAGATTTCGAACCTCCTACGCCATTGGAAATTGTAGCTCGCTTAGACCATGACACAGTGGTAACAGTTGAAGGTCTACGCGAACTATTAATTCAAGAACTACATTTTTTTCAAAAGGCCATCGATGGGGGCGAGTTCAATTCCGCAGATCGATTTTATGAAAAATCCGAACGAGTTGACGAGATTACGTCCACTCTAATTATAGCTGAGCGTCTTAGCCTTAGACTCGAACCACAAGCCATCTCAGTTACACCTGAACACCAACTGAAAGATGCAAATCGAAGTGATTTCACAGCAAGTAAATTTATTAGCGGCAGGAGAAAACTTCTGGTCACCGAGGTGAAAGGGCAGTGGCATAAAGATCTATACACCGCTGCCTCTGCTCAACTCCATGAACGCTACTCTATCCATCCAGACGCAGAGCAGCAGGGCATTTTCATTGTAATTTGGTTTGGCAAACATGAAAAAGTATCAGGACGCAAGAGGCATAGTATAAAAACCGCCCAAGATCTTAAAAAAAGTATCGAAGCCACGCTCCCCCCCGCAATTACAGGGGGCTAA